A region of Beijerinckia sp. 28-YEA-48 DNA encodes the following proteins:
- a CDS encoding metallophosphoesterase, with translation MSFRIAHLSDAHIGPLPRPMIRELLNKRFTGYVNWRRRSHIHNMEVLGEIVADIRAHTPDHVAMTGDILNIGLPEEFRLARRWLETLGDPNDVSFVPGNHDAYVRGSLPWIADTFGPWCSNDGDTKTHFPYLRVRGDIALIGLSSGVPTLPLLASGRVGEAQMRAFASLLEETGKRGLFRVVMIHHPPWQSGASFGRGLTDARAFERTIAHCGAELILHGHNHRLMVKKITAPGGAIPSIGVASASAVPGTPHHRAAWHLYTIEKRGNAWSIEGRIRGLQSGERRVSDLGAVPL, from the coding sequence GTGAGCTTCCGTATCGCCCATCTCTCAGACGCACATATCGGCCCGCTGCCGCGGCCCATGATCCGGGAATTGCTGAACAAGCGTTTCACCGGCTACGTCAATTGGCGCCGCCGATCGCATATCCACAATATGGAGGTCCTGGGCGAAATCGTGGCCGATATTCGGGCGCATACACCCGATCATGTGGCCATGACCGGCGATATTCTCAACATCGGCCTGCCGGAAGAGTTCCGCCTCGCCCGCCGCTGGCTGGAGACCCTGGGCGACCCCAACGACGTCAGCTTCGTTCCCGGCAACCACGACGCCTATGTCCGGGGATCCCTGCCCTGGATCGCCGATACCTTCGGCCCCTGGTGCTCGAACGACGGCGACACTAAGACCCATTTTCCCTATCTGCGGGTGCGCGGCGATATCGCCCTGATCGGCCTGTCCTCGGGCGTGCCGACCCTGCCGCTGCTCGCCTCCGGCCGCGTCGGCGAAGCGCAGATGCGCGCCTTCGCCAGCCTGCTGGAGGAAACCGGCAAGCGTGGCCTGTTCCGGGTGGTCATGATCCACCATCCGCCGTGGCAATCGGGCGCCAGCTTCGGCCGTGGCCTCACCGATGCCCGCGCCTTCGAGCGGACCATTGCGCATTGTGGCGCCGAACTGATTCTGCATGGCCACAACCACCGGCTGATGGTGAAGAAAATCACAGCCCCGGGCGGCGCCATCCCGAGCATTGGCGTTGCCTCGGCCTCTGCTGTGCCGGGCACGCCGCACCATCGTGCCGCCTGGCATCTCTATACGATCGAGAAACGCGGCAATGCCTGGTCCATTGAAGGGCGCATTCGCGGTCTGCAGTCCGGCGAGCGGCGTGTCAGCGATCTCGGTGCGGTGCCGCTCTAG
- a CDS encoding glutamine--tRNA ligase/YqeY domain fusion protein yields the protein MSSVETVKEAGKDFIREIVENDLKSGKHQTVVTRFPPEPNGYLHIGHAKSICLNFGLAEEYGGRCNLRFDDTNPAKEEQEYIDAIERDVRWLGFDWANNLHHASDYFDQLYAWAEHLISSGKAYVDDQSPDEMRTNRGTLTEPGRNSPFRDRSVEENLALFRGMRDGQAKPGQRVLRAKIDMASGNINLRDPTLYRIVEANHPRTGDKWRIYPSYDFAHGQSDALEGVTHSICTLEFEDHRPLYDWFLDNLPVPARPRQYEFARLNLTYTLLSKRILNRLVHENIVNGWDDPRMPTLAALRRKGVPPQSVRDFIKRVGVAKANSIVDYGMLDFSIREYLNARAQRRMAVLRPLKVVIENFPEGHFEELEAVNHPDDPAAGTRKIRFGRELYIESDDFMENPPKKFFRLSPGAEVRLRYAYFLTCREAIKDASGEVIELRCTYDPATRGGNAPDGRKVKATLHWVEASEALDAEVRLYEHLFAKPDPSASDFQADLNPTSLTVLKGCKLEPSLASSEVGVPVQFERQGYFCTDIDSTAERPVFNRTVGLRDTWAKAQAAG from the coding sequence ATGTCTTCGGTCGAGACGGTCAAGGAAGCCGGTAAAGATTTCATTCGCGAGATCGTCGAGAACGATCTCAAGTCCGGCAAGCACCAGACAGTCGTGACCCGGTTTCCGCCGGAGCCCAACGGCTATCTGCATATTGGCCATGCCAAGTCGATCTGCCTGAACTTTGGGCTGGCCGAGGAATATGGCGGGCGCTGCAATCTGCGCTTCGATGACACCAATCCGGCCAAGGAAGAGCAGGAATATATCGACGCCATCGAACGCGACGTGCGCTGGCTCGGCTTCGATTGGGCCAACAACCTGCATCATGCGTCCGATTATTTCGATCAGCTCTACGCCTGGGCCGAACATCTGATCTCGAGCGGCAAGGCCTATGTGGACGACCAGTCGCCCGACGAGATGCGGACCAATCGCGGCACGTTGACCGAGCCCGGCCGCAACAGCCCGTTCCGCGATCGCAGCGTCGAGGAAAACCTCGCCCTGTTCCGGGGCATGCGCGATGGGCAGGCGAAGCCTGGCCAGCGTGTGCTGCGCGCCAAGATCGACATGGCGTCGGGCAATATCAACCTGCGCGACCCCACTCTCTATCGCATCGTCGAGGCGAATCATCCGCGCACCGGCGACAAATGGCGCATCTATCCGAGCTATGACTTCGCCCACGGCCAGTCGGATGCGCTCGAAGGCGTGACCCATTCGATCTGCACGCTGGAATTCGAGGATCATCGGCCGCTCTACGACTGGTTCCTCGACAATCTGCCGGTGCCGGCACGGCCGCGCCAGTATGAGTTCGCGCGCCTCAACCTCACCTATACGCTGCTGTCGAAGCGCATCCTCAACCGGTTGGTGCACGAGAACATCGTCAACGGCTGGGACGATCCGCGCATGCCGACGCTCGCGGCACTGCGCCGCAAGGGCGTGCCGCCGCAGTCCGTGCGCGATTTCATCAAGCGCGTCGGCGTCGCCAAGGCCAACAGCATCGTCGATTACGGCATGCTCGACTTTTCGATCCGCGAATATCTCAATGCGCGGGCGCAGCGCCGCATGGCCGTGCTGCGGCCGCTGAAAGTGGTGATCGAGAACTTCCCCGAAGGACATTTCGAGGAACTCGAGGCGGTCAATCATCCGGACGATCCGGCGGCGGGCACGCGCAAGATCCGCTTCGGCCGCGAGCTCTATATCGAGAGCGACGATTTCATGGAGAATCCGCCGAAGAAATTCTTCCGTTTGTCACCGGGCGCGGAAGTGCGGTTGCGCTATGCCTATTTCCTCACCTGCCGGGAGGCGATCAAGGACGCTTCAGGCGAGGTGATCGAGCTGCGCTGCACCTATGATCCCGCGACCCGTGGCGGCAATGCGCCTGACGGCCGCAAGGTGAAAGCGACCTTGCATTGGGTCGAGGCGAGCGAGGCGCTCGATGCCGAGGTACGGCTCTACGAACATCTGTTCGCCAAGCCCGATCCCTCGGCCAGCGATTTCCAAGCCGATCTCAATCCTACCTCGCTGACGGTGCTCAAGGGCTGCAAGCTCGAGCCATCGCTGGCCAGCAGCGAAGTCGGCGTGCCGGTGCAGTTCGAGCGGCAGGGCTATTTCTGCACCGATATCGACAGCACAGCGGAGCGGCCGGTGTTCAACCGCACCGTCGGATTGCGCGACACCTGGGCGAAGGCGCAGGCGGCGGGATAG
- a CDS encoding cytochrome c1 → MISFKSISLAFAISAVALTGALAQEEHAPAPPRQEWTFGGFFGKYDRAQLQRGFKVYREVCQACHSLNLLRFGNLADPGGPQFSEAQVKALAAEYQIKDFNDKGEAIERPGRPSDRFPKLFVNADAAAAVHGVAPPDLSVIAKARSYSRGFPLFLLDMVPGFAYQEHGPDYIVALLNGYTKTGEDHWNEFFPGHQIAMPKPLSDGQVEFPDNAPKTVQQYSHDVSAFLMWAAEPKLEERKKAGFNALIFLAIFAGLLYFTKKRIWKDAH, encoded by the coding sequence AATCGATCAGCTTGGCTTTCGCGATCTCGGCGGTAGCTCTCACCGGCGCCCTGGCGCAGGAAGAACATGCCCCGGCGCCGCCGCGGCAAGAGTGGACCTTCGGCGGCTTCTTCGGCAAATACGATCGCGCTCAGCTACAGCGTGGTTTCAAGGTCTATCGGGAAGTCTGTCAGGCCTGCCACTCGCTGAACCTGCTGCGCTTCGGCAACCTCGCCGATCCTGGTGGTCCGCAGTTCTCCGAAGCCCAGGTCAAGGCGCTCGCCGCCGAATATCAGATCAAGGACTTCAACGATAAGGGCGAAGCCATCGAGCGTCCGGGCCGTCCGTCCGACCGCTTCCCGAAGCTCTTCGTCAATGCCGATGCCGCCGCCGCCGTTCACGGCGTGGCGCCGCCGGATCTCTCGGTCATCGCCAAGGCCCGCTCCTATTCGCGCGGCTTCCCGCTGTTCCTCCTCGATATGGTGCCGGGCTTCGCCTATCAGGAGCATGGCCCCGACTACATCGTCGCGCTGCTGAACGGCTATACCAAGACGGGCGAAGACCACTGGAACGAATTCTTCCCGGGTCACCAGATCGCCATGCCGAAGCCGCTGAGCGACGGCCAGGTGGAATTCCCCGACAATGCGCCCAAGACCGTGCAGCAGTATTCGCACGACGTCTCCGCTTTCTTGATGTGGGCGGCCGAACCGAAGCTCGAAGAGCGCAAGAAGGCCGGCTTCAATGCCCTCATCTTCCTGGCGATCTTCGCCGGCCTGCTCTACTTCACCAAAAAACGGATCTGGAAGGACGCGCACTAA